In Paenibacillus hexagrammi, the following are encoded in one genomic region:
- a CDS encoding SDR family NAD(P)-dependent oxidoreductase, producing MDMGLRYKTALVTGSTRGIGKAIAIELAREGVNVLVNGRSHEEVERVVNELKSEFPSTNPLNASGDIVDTLQREALFEKYPYVDILVNNMGIYEIMSYEDVDDEVWETYFRTNVLAANGLTKYYLPKMLKNNYGRIIFIASEEAIMPSGQMPQYCITKSMLLSLSKSLSKLTIGTEVTSNTIMPGPTLTENVYKIIDSLFPNDMEFSEKEKTFMTANLPQSELQRFIKPFEIGRLASFICSPYASAFKGSPIRMDGGMVPTIF from the coding sequence ATGGATATGGGATTAAGGTACAAAACAGCTTTAGTGACCGGATCGACCAGAGGCATAGGAAAAGCAATTGCCATTGAGCTTGCCAGAGAAGGTGTTAATGTCCTTGTTAATGGACGGAGTCATGAAGAGGTAGAACGAGTGGTAAATGAACTGAAATCGGAGTTCCCGTCTACCAATCCTCTGAATGCATCAGGCGATATCGTGGATACGCTGCAAAGGGAAGCTTTGTTTGAGAAATATCCCTATGTCGATATTCTGGTTAACAATATGGGGATTTATGAAATCATGTCTTATGAAGATGTTGATGATGAAGTATGGGAAACCTATTTCCGAACGAACGTCCTTGCTGCAAATGGATTAACCAAATACTATTTGCCTAAAATGCTGAAGAATAATTATGGACGAATCATCTTTATTGCAAGTGAAGAAGCGATTATGCCCTCAGGGCAAATGCCTCAGTATTGTATAACCAAATCCATGTTATTGTCTCTGTCAAAAAGCTTATCTAAATTAACGATAGGAACGGAAGTTACATCCAACACGATCATGCCGGGACCAACGCTTACCGAAAATGTATATAAAATCATTGATAGTTTGTTTCCTAATGATATGGAATTTTCTGAGAAAGAGAAAACATTTATGACTGCAAATCTCCCTCAATCCGAGTTACAGCGATTTATTAAGCCCTTTGAAATAGGCAGACTGGCTTCATTCATATGTAGTCCGTATGCCTCCGCATTTAAGGGTTCTCCTATTCGCATGGATGGGGGGATGGTACCTACAATTTTTTAA
- a CDS encoding ABC transporter permease — MKYVRLFREFVRACLVEEFEYRANFAANLLSTVFWLAMAVLTVQLYFYRSGQVGGWGYYEVMVLLGIFNAVHGFIEFFLQPNMSRLVSHIRKGTLDFVLTKPVDSQFYISFRHLVFWRLADVLLGLGLVVYSLWKLDAMPTVSQAFMFLIVFLASLVVIYSLWMGMMILSFWAVKVDNLSFLFSSVFETARFPVTVYKGVLKFVLTYLFPVAFITTYPAAALIGKLTLYQAGVSLAAAAIFFALVRWFWKFALRRYASASS; from the coding sequence ATGAAGTATGTGCGCTTATTTCGAGAATTTGTAAGGGCGTGCTTGGTCGAAGAATTTGAATACCGCGCCAATTTCGCCGCTAATCTGCTAAGCACCGTTTTCTGGCTGGCGATGGCTGTGCTGACGGTTCAGCTGTACTTCTACAGATCTGGCCAGGTCGGTGGCTGGGGATATTATGAGGTAATGGTTCTGCTTGGAATTTTCAATGCCGTTCACGGCTTTATCGAATTTTTCCTGCAGCCCAATATGTCGAGGCTCGTCAGTCATATCCGCAAAGGAACATTGGACTTTGTTCTCACCAAGCCGGTAGACAGCCAGTTTTATATCAGCTTTCGCCACCTTGTATTCTGGAGACTTGCCGATGTACTGCTCGGATTGGGGCTCGTTGTATACAGTTTGTGGAAATTGGATGCAATGCCGACCGTATCACAGGCCTTCATGTTCCTCATAGTATTTCTGGCGTCGCTTGTCGTCATCTACTCCTTATGGATGGGGATGATGATTCTCTCCTTCTGGGCGGTGAAAGTGGACAATTTGTCCTTCTTATTCAGCTCCGTATTTGAAACGGCCAGATTCCCGGTGACGGTGTATAAAGGCGTGCTGAAATTCGTGCTTACGTATTTGTTTCCGGTAGCATTTATAACGACTTATCCCGCTGCTGCGCTCATTGGCAAGCTGACCTTGTATCAGGCCGGGGTCAGCTTGGCTGCTGCTGCTATATTTTTCGCGCTGGTTCGATGGTTTTGGAAGTTTGCTCTAAGGCGTTATGCGAGTGCTAGTAGTTGA
- a CDS encoding ABC transporter permease: protein MRAWQLFWNKYKALCRVEWAVLLAYRSESVIWMAGALIQPLVSLAVWLSISSGGSVAGFNAHDYIVYFLGVLLVDRLTSTWDVWDLDANIQDGSLSSKLVRPFHPIHWSIAQNLVYKMFFAVVLIPAWLVLAWIFPALRLEASPSLYVLAVLAILLSSAQRLLIGFEFGLLAFWTNRATAIYGLYEGLHLFLAGRLAPLTMFPEWVEMTARWLPFYGAVGFPVELLTGKLQGGAGAILPNFAVQFAWLLLLYAVYRWEWRQGIKKFGAVGG from the coding sequence ATGAGAGCCTGGCAGCTGTTTTGGAATAAATATAAGGCGCTATGCCGAGTGGAATGGGCGGTCCTATTAGCCTATCGGAGCGAAAGTGTCATCTGGATGGCAGGTGCTTTGATCCAACCATTGGTCAGCCTAGCTGTATGGCTATCCATCAGCTCAGGAGGCTCGGTGGCCGGCTTTAACGCGCATGATTATATCGTGTACTTTCTGGGCGTCCTTCTGGTAGACAGACTGACAAGCACTTGGGATGTGTGGGACTTGGATGCAAATATTCAGGACGGCTCCTTGTCCTCTAAGCTGGTGCGTCCCTTTCACCCGATTCATTGGAGCATTGCTCAAAATTTGGTATATAAAATGTTTTTTGCGGTTGTGCTGATTCCCGCTTGGTTGGTATTAGCCTGGATATTTCCCGCTTTGCGGCTTGAAGCTTCGCCTAGCCTCTACGTCCTGGCTGTTCTGGCGATTCTTCTTTCCTCGGCACAGCGGTTGCTTATTGGGTTCGAGTTCGGCCTGTTGGCGTTTTGGACCAATCGGGCTACAGCCATTTATGGCTTATACGAGGGGCTGCATTTATTTTTGGCTGGCCGGCTGGCACCGCTCACCATGTTTCCGGAATGGGTGGAAATGACGGCAAGATGGCTGCCCTTCTACGGCGCGGTTGGATTTCCTGTGGAGCTGCTGACAGGTAAGCTGCAGGGAGGAGCGGGAGCCATCCTTCCTAATTTTGCCGTTCAATTCGCTTGGCTGCTGCTCCTTTATGCCGTGTATCGCTGGGAATGGAGACAAGGGATTAAGAAGTTCGGGGCTGTTGGAGGTTAG